The stretch of DNA AGAGCAATTGGCTGTGAGGCGACCGACGATCCTCGTCGAGGTGGTAAGCGGATTCAACAACAAGTCGAAGACCTTCAACGCGATAGCCTTTGCAACCCGCCGCACCGCAAGCGGATGTCCGAGTCGATCGAGGGTGTTCCGGTGATACGACCAGAACCCCTTTGCCCTGTTGCGAAACACCCGGGAACCCAGAAAGGTGTAATACTGATCCCAGATCTTCTCTGTTTCCTGCTTATATTCGTCTGCACTAAGATAGGCCGGTCCATACTTGAGCAGAATTTCGATCTCAGGAAGCCACATGCAGACCTCATCGAAGGTCGATGCATTCTCCGAATGCACACGGGTATAGCTTAGTACCTGGTGTACAAAACCAAAATCCCTATCCGTGAGGACTTCAAAGCAGGCTTCAGCATCAGCATGCTCATTGTCTACATTGTGAAACGCTGGACGGCTTCTCACCACATCCGACGCAAACAGCACGGACGTAGGTGTCCCAAAGACAAAAATCCCGTTCAGAAAAACCCTTCTACACACTTCCCGGCCGGTCATAAATGAACTTGGATACGGGAGTCCATCCCAAACCACCCGTTCCTTCCGAAGTCCATACGCCCCGACCACTGCGACCGTCGGATTCGCCTCGGCAAGTTCCACCATCTTGGCGATGCAGTCGGAAAACAACCAATCGTCCGCATGCACCATCTTGCAATATTTGCTGTTCTGAGAAACCTGTCGAAATGCGATATTGTGGTTTTCCTCCCTCAATACGAATTGCGGATTCGTGGTCACGCGAATCCGTGGATCTCGCGCGGCATATGCTTCGGCAATCTTGAGCGTGCCATCTGTGCTGCAATTATTGATGATGTGATATTCCCAGTTGTCATAGGACTGGGCCAGCACACTTTCAATGCATTCGACGATGTACTTTTCCCCGTTGTAGACAGGTGTGAGCACGGTTACTAATGGTTGCGCATTCGGTGGCATAGACAGAGACCTCACTTAGCAGTACTTAGATAGAGGACGGCAGCCCCGTCAAAGGGCACTCCAAAGTTTTGAATACTTCCCCCGGTCGTCGTACCGACAACAACGGATTCACCCGTACTGACGTTGAGCCACTCGACTAAAAACGGACCGGTCGCCGCTGACAGGTCCACCGAAACTATCTTCTTGACCATTTCCTTCCGGAACAAGAACCGAAGCACTTTCCCCGCCAAGGTCCTTCTAGTCGATCCGTAGTAATCCAGGGGCAGAT from Nitrospira sp. encodes:
- a CDS encoding glycosyltransferase family 2 protein; the protein is MPPNAQPLVTVLTPVYNGEKYIVECIESVLAQSYDNWEYHIINNCSTDGTLKIAEAYAARDPRIRVTTNPQFVLREENHNIAFRQVSQNSKYCKMVHADDWLFSDCIAKMVELAEANPTVAVVGAYGLRKERVVWDGLPYPSSFMTGREVCRRVFLNGIFVFGTPTSVLFASDVVRSRPAFHNVDNEHADAEACFEVLTDRDFGFVHQVLSYTRVHSENASTFDEVCMWLPEIEILLKYGPAYLSADEYKQETEKIWDQYYTFLGSRVFRNRAKGFWSYHRNTLDRLGHPLAVRRVAKAIALKVFDLLLNPLTTSTRIVGRLTANCSPSR